The following are encoded together in the Actinoplanes sp. N902-109 genome:
- a CDS encoding methyl-accepting chemotaxis protein, whose amino-acid sequence MVVAMALLLGMLCGLAVVALSAISAQRAATGEVTAYRTTTRLAMQIKFRAADLNGWQTAYAFDALRGVSDAAADTGNSRRAFLASADAFRTELAALDTQGRLDATEHQRLGATLAVFNQFMALDKQVAAGYSARTPSAMRAANQLVIGDEIKLFNQIAQDVDTLIASIDTQAAEAVSDAASASRRSTGLIIGVGLLAVLIGAALATLLIRSIIRPLGALNHRLAEIADGDGDLTARIADRAADELGETARGFNRFADRMQRLVTEVAAKAEDVSAAALALRTVSGELTSGAEHTSTQAGVVSAGAEEVSAIVSTMAAAAEEMNASIGEIARSASRASEVVQTSVQASEAANATITELGERSDEIQSVVHLITAIAAQTNLLALNATIEAARAGAAGKGFAVVAGEVKDLAEQTATATESIAQQVAAIRSGSLDAMTAISRIGTVVHEINSAQLTIASAIEEQTATTSELSRNVGETATGATEIAASISDVARTAQQTTVAATETGATAEKLTRASTELRDLVSSFRY is encoded by the coding sequence ATGGTCGTGGCCATGGCGTTGCTGCTGGGGATGCTGTGCGGGCTGGCGGTGGTGGCGCTCTCCGCGATCTCGGCGCAGCGCGCGGCCACCGGCGAGGTGACCGCCTACCGCACGACGACCCGCCTGGCCATGCAGATCAAGTTCCGGGCAGCGGATCTCAACGGCTGGCAGACCGCGTACGCGTTCGACGCGCTGCGCGGGGTGTCGGACGCGGCGGCGGACACCGGCAACAGCCGGCGTGCCTTCCTGGCGTCGGCGGATGCGTTCCGCACCGAGCTGGCGGCCCTGGACACCCAGGGCCGGCTCGACGCCACCGAACACCAGCGGCTGGGCGCCACACTGGCGGTGTTCAACCAGTTCATGGCCTTGGACAAGCAGGTGGCCGCCGGCTACAGCGCCCGGACGCCGTCCGCCATGCGGGCCGCCAACCAGTTGGTCATCGGCGACGAGATCAAGCTGTTCAACCAGATCGCGCAGGACGTCGACACGCTGATCGCCTCGATCGACACGCAGGCGGCCGAGGCTGTCAGCGACGCGGCGTCGGCGTCGCGCCGCTCGACCGGCCTGATCATCGGGGTCGGCCTGCTCGCCGTGCTCATCGGGGCGGCGCTGGCCACGCTGCTGATCCGCTCCATCATCCGGCCGCTCGGCGCGTTGAACCACCGGCTCGCCGAGATCGCCGACGGCGACGGTGACCTGACCGCCCGGATCGCGGACCGGGCCGCCGACGAGCTCGGCGAGACGGCCCGCGGCTTCAACCGGTTCGCCGACCGGATGCAGCGCCTGGTCACCGAGGTGGCGGCCAAGGCGGAGGACGTGTCGGCGGCCGCGCTGGCCCTGCGCACCGTCAGCGGCGAGCTGACCTCGGGCGCCGAGCACACCAGCACCCAGGCCGGCGTGGTCAGCGCCGGCGCGGAGGAGGTCTCGGCCATCGTGTCGACGATGGCGGCCGCGGCGGAGGAGATGAACGCCTCGATCGGCGAGATCGCCCGCAGCGCGTCCCGGGCCTCCGAGGTGGTCCAGACCAGCGTGCAGGCGTCCGAGGCGGCCAACGCCACCATCACCGAGCTGGGCGAGCGGTCCGACGAGATCCAGTCGGTCGTGCACCTGATCACCGCGATCGCCGCTCAGACCAACCTGCTGGCGCTCAATGCCACCATCGAGGCCGCCCGCGCCGGTGCGGCGGGCAAGGGCTTCGCCGTCGTGGCCGGCGAGGTCAAGGATCTGGCCGAGCAGACCGCCACCGCCACCGAGTCGATCGCCCAGCAGGTCGCCGCGATCCGCTCCGGCAGCCTGGACGCGATGACGGCGATCAGCCGGATCGGCACGGTGGTGCACGAGATCAACAGCGCCCAGCTGACCATCGCGTCGGCGATCGAGGAGCAGACCGCCACCACCAGCGAGCTGAGCCGTAACGTCGGCGAGACGGCAACCGGCGCGACGGAGATCGCCGCGAGCATCAGCGACGTGGCCCGCACCGCCCAGCAGACCACGGTCGCCGCCACCGAGACCGGCGCCACCGCGGAGAAGCTGACCCGGGCCTCGACCGAGCTCCGGGATCTGGTGTCCAGCTTCCGCTACTGA
- a CDS encoding SDR family oxidoreductase has translation MTNLSGKLAVVTGASDGVGLGIARRLAAAGAEVLMPVRNRRKGEAAIASIRQQHPGAVLSLRDLDLSSLSSVAALGTALNSEGRPIHLLINNAGVMTPPERQTTADGFELQFGSNHLGHFALVAHLLPLLRAGQARVTSQISVAANSNSINWDDLNWEKSYSGMRAYSQSKIALGLFGLELDRRSKAAGWGITSNLAHPGVAPTSLLAARPEVGRAKDTPQVRLIRLLSRHGILLGTPDSAGGPALLAATSPDAQGERMYGPSGPGHLGGAPAEQKLYSRLRSHDDAARIWTASEQLTRTSFPAGTAITR, from the coding sequence ATGACAAACCTTTCCGGGAAACTCGCCGTCGTCACCGGTGCCAGCGATGGCGTGGGTCTGGGCATCGCTCGGCGGCTCGCTGCTGCGGGCGCCGAGGTGCTCATGCCCGTACGCAATCGGCGCAAGGGCGAGGCAGCGATCGCATCGATCCGGCAGCAGCACCCCGGTGCCGTCCTGTCGCTGCGGGACCTCGACCTGTCGTCGCTGTCCTCGGTCGCCGCGCTCGGCACCGCGCTGAACAGCGAGGGCCGGCCGATCCACCTGCTGATCAACAACGCCGGGGTGATGACCCCGCCCGAGCGGCAGACCACCGCCGACGGCTTCGAGCTGCAGTTCGGCAGCAATCACCTCGGGCACTTCGCGCTGGTCGCACACCTGCTGCCGCTGCTGCGCGCCGGGCAGGCCCGGGTCACCTCGCAGATCAGCGTCGCCGCCAATTCCAACTCCATCAACTGGGACGACTTGAACTGGGAGAAGTCGTACAGCGGCATGCGTGCGTACAGTCAGTCCAAGATTGCTCTCGGGCTCTTCGGCCTTGAGCTCGACAGGCGCAGCAAGGCCGCCGGTTGGGGCATCACCAGCAACCTCGCCCACCCCGGTGTGGCGCCGACCAGCTTGCTCGCCGCGCGGCCCGAGGTGGGCCGGGCCAAGGACACCCCCCAGGTACGGCTCATCCGCCTGCTGAGCCGGCACGGCATCCTGCTCGGTACGCCGGACAGCGCGGGCGGTCCGGCACTGCTGGCAGCCACCTCGCCCGACGCGCAGGGCGAGCGCATGTACGGTCCGAGCGGCCCGGGGCATCTGGGCGGCGCCCCTGCCGAGCAGAAGCTCTACTCCCGCTTGCGCAGCCATGACGACGCAGCCCGCATCTGGACAGCGTCCGAGCAGCTGACCCGCACCTCGTTCCCCGCGGGGACCGCCATCACCCGGTGA
- a CDS encoding TetR/AcrR family transcriptional regulator has protein sequence MTQADSKTRPSEARLRLLNTATRIFYAEGIHSVGVDRIIAEAQITRATFYRHFPSKEDLVLAYLREVHAMDRARVDAAIAANPSPADALTGVAEAIAQSIRSPGFRGCAFLNAAAEYPGADQPVHQEIIAHRQWFLDTLTVLMAQVNPESAAPAARHYVMLRDGAMAAGCLFDPALVAETFLRGIEGLVRSRTAR, from the coding sequence ATGACGCAGGCCGACTCCAAGACCCGCCCCTCCGAGGCACGACTGCGGCTGCTGAACACCGCGACCCGGATCTTCTACGCCGAGGGCATCCACTCCGTCGGCGTCGACCGCATCATCGCGGAGGCGCAGATCACTCGCGCCACCTTCTACCGGCACTTCCCCAGCAAGGAAGATCTCGTGCTCGCGTATCTGCGCGAGGTTCACGCGATGGATCGCGCCAGGGTCGACGCCGCCATCGCCGCGAACCCGTCACCGGCGGACGCCCTGACGGGCGTCGCCGAAGCCATCGCCCAGAGCATCCGGTCGCCCGGTTTCCGCGGCTGCGCCTTCCTGAACGCCGCAGCCGAGTACCCGGGCGCCGACCAGCCCGTGCACCAGGAGATCATCGCCCACCGGCAGTGGTTCCTGGACACCCTGACCGTCCTGATGGCCCAGGTCAACCCGGAGTCGGCAGCGCCCGCCGCCCGCCACTACGTCATGCTCCGCGACGGCGCCATGGCAGCCGGTTGCCTCTTCGACCCGGCGCTGGTGGCCGAGACCTTCCTCCGCGGCATCGAAGGCCTGGTCCGTAGCCGCACCGCGCGCTGA
- a CDS encoding helix-turn-helix transcriptional regulator, protein MIDRAGLALFLRRRREALQPEDVGLPRGQRRRTSGLRREEVAALCHISADYYSRLERERGPHPSEQMIASMAQGLHLSLDERDHLFHLAGHRPPARGASSNHISPGMLRIFDRLEDSPAEIVTELGETLRQNALAVALNGDTTRYTGPARSMGYRWFTDPAARERYPVEDHVYTSRVFTAGLREVMARRGPASYAAQLGKRLLGESAEFRAYWDEGEIGVRYHDGKRLLHPELGLLELRCEDLLDRFQSHSLVVFTATPGTPTYDKLSLLSAVGTTP, encoded by the coding sequence GTGATCGATCGAGCCGGCCTCGCCCTCTTCCTGCGCCGCCGCCGTGAGGCCCTGCAGCCGGAGGACGTCGGCCTCCCCCGCGGGCAACGCCGCCGCACATCCGGGCTGCGCCGTGAGGAAGTCGCCGCGCTGTGCCACATCTCCGCCGACTACTACAGCCGGCTGGAGCGCGAGCGCGGCCCGCACCCGTCCGAGCAGATGATCGCCTCGATGGCGCAGGGGTTGCACCTGTCGCTCGACGAACGGGACCACTTGTTCCACCTCGCCGGGCACCGGCCACCTGCCCGGGGCGCTTCCAGCAACCACATCAGCCCCGGCATGCTGCGCATCTTCGACCGCCTGGAGGACAGCCCGGCCGAGATCGTCACCGAGCTCGGCGAGACGCTGCGGCAGAACGCCCTCGCCGTCGCCCTCAACGGCGACACCACGAGATACACCGGGCCGGCGCGCAGCATGGGCTACCGCTGGTTCACCGATCCCGCTGCCCGCGAGCGCTACCCGGTCGAGGACCACGTGTACACCTCGCGGGTCTTCACCGCAGGCCTGCGCGAGGTGATGGCCCGCCGCGGCCCCGCCTCCTATGCCGCCCAGCTCGGCAAGCGGCTGCTCGGGGAGAGCGCGGAGTTCCGCGCCTACTGGGACGAGGGCGAGATCGGGGTCCGCTACCACGACGGCAAGCGTCTGCTGCACCCCGAGCTGGGCCTGCTCGAGTTGCGCTGCGAGGACCTGCTCGACCGCTTCCAGTCGCACTCGCTGGTCGTCTTCACCGCCACCCCGGGCACCCCGACGTACGACAAGCTGAGCCTGCTGTCCGCCGTCGGGACCACGCCCTGA